Proteins found in one Rhodovulum sp. MB263 genomic segment:
- a CDS encoding glutathione S-transferase N-terminal domain-containing protein: MTSEIELYYWPTPNGWKISIALEEMELPYRLTLVDIGAGDQFKPDFLKIAPNNRMPAIIDPDGPDGAPVSIFESGAILQYLARKTGRFCGRTERERIAVDQWLMWQMGGLGPMAGQAHHFLKYAPSLEPPQDLPYAKDRYRAEVARLYGVLDRQLAQAEFVAGDFFSIADMAIWPWASNWEGQEQNLDDKPHMARWLENVGTRPGVQRGRALAAEKKADLSTDRKAQAMLFRRS, from the coding sequence ATGACATCCGAGATCGAGCTTTACTACTGGCCCACGCCGAATGGCTGGAAGATTTCCATCGCGCTCGAGGAAATGGAGCTGCCCTATCGGCTGACCTTGGTCGATATCGGCGCGGGCGACCAGTTCAAACCCGACTTCCTGAAGATCGCGCCGAACAACCGAATGCCCGCCATCATCGACCCCGACGGACCGGATGGTGCGCCGGTCTCGATCTTCGAATCGGGCGCAATCCTGCAATATCTGGCCCGCAAGACCGGGCGCTTCTGCGGCCGGACCGAGCGCGAACGCATCGCGGTCGACCAGTGGCTGATGTGGCAGATGGGCGGGCTGGGTCCGATGGCGGGCCAGGCCCATCACTTCCTGAAATACGCCCCGAGCCTCGAGCCGCCGCAGGACCTGCCCTATGCCAAGGACCGCTACCGGGCCGAGGTCGCGCGGCTTTACGGCGTGCTCGACCGGCAGCTGGCGCAGGCGGAGTTCGTGGCGGGCGATTTCTTCTCGATTGCCGACATGGCGATCTGGCCCTGGGCCTCGAACTGGGAAGGACAGGAACAGAACCTCGATGACAAGCCGCATATGGCGCGCTGGCTGGAAAACGTGGGCACCCGTCCCGGGGTGCAGCGGGGCCGGGCGCTGGCGGCCGAGAAGAAGGCCGATCTCAGCACCGACCGCAAGGCGCAGGCCATGCTGTTCCGGCGGAGCTAG